The following proteins come from a genomic window of Panicum hallii strain FIL2 chromosome 8, PHallii_v3.1, whole genome shotgun sequence:
- the LOC112902979 gene encoding 2-alkenal reductase (NADP(+)-dependent)-like — MAGGGEDAAAARNKMVVLKRHVTGFPTEKDMEVVVSTVRLRVPAGSTSAVLVKNLYLSCDPWMRGRMSKHDEGVTVPAPDFVVGQTLVNFGVGKVIDSTHPEFQAGDLVWGMSGWEEYTLVSQPESLFKINHTELPLSYYTGVLGMPGLTAYAGFMEVGRPKRGDFVFVSAASGAVGQLAGQLAKIAGCYVVGSAGSDEKVDLLKTKFGFDDAFNYKSEADLAAALKRCLPDGIDIYFDNVGGATLDAALLHMRHGGRVVVCGMISQYNLEEPDGVRNLFCIIPKAVRVEGFNVGGYLQMYSRFEEQMSGYIKEGKVVVVEDVVEEIESAPAALVGLFSGRNVGKQLVALPRE, encoded by the exons atggccggcggcggtgaggacgcggcagcggcgaggaACAAGATGGTGGTGCTGAAGAGGCATGTGACCGGGTTCCCCACGGAGAAGGACATGGAGGTCGTCGTCAGCACTGTCCGGCTGCGGGTGCCGGCTGGGTCGACGTCGGCCGTGCTGGTGAAGAACCTGTACTTGTCGTGCGACCCCTGGATGCGCGGCCGCATGAGCAAGCACGACGAGGGCGTCACCGTGCCGGCGCCAGACTTTGTCGTCGGACAG ACCTTGGTGAATTTCGGAGTGGGCAAGGTGATCGACTCGACACACCCGGAGTTCCAGGCCGGCGACCTCGTCTGGGGGATGAGTGGATGGGAGGAGTACACCCTCGTCTCCCAGCCGGAATCCCTGTTCAAGATCAACCACACGGAGCTGCCACTCTCCTACTACACTGGTGTTCTTG GCATGCCAGGGCTCACTGCATACGCGGGGTTTATGGAGGTCGGGAGGCCGAAGAGAGGCGACTTCGTGTTCGTATCTGCCGCGTCGGGCGCCGTCGGGCAGCTCGCCGGGCAGCTCGCCAAGATCGCGGGCTGCTACGTAGTCGGCAGTGCCGGCTCCGACGAGAAGGTCGATCTTCTGAAGACCAAGTTCGGCTTCGACGACGCGTTCAACTACAAGTCGGAggccgacctcgccgccgcgctcAAGCGCTGCCTCCCGGACGGCATCGACATCTACTTCGACAACGTGGGCGGCGCGACACTGGACGCCGCGCTCCTGCACATGCGGCACGGCGGCAGGGTCGTCGTCTGCGGGATGATCTCGCAGTACAACCTGGAGGAGCCAGACGGCGTGCGCAACTTGTTCTGCATCATCCCCAAGGCTGTCCGGGTGGAAGGGTTTAACGTTGGTGGCTACTTACAGATGTACTCAAGGTTCGAGGAGCAGATGTCCGGGTACATCAAGGAGGGGAAGGTCGTCGTCGTGGAGGACGTTGTTGAGGAGATCGAGAGCGCGCCAGCGGCTCTAGTCGGGTTGTTCTCCGGGAGAAACGTTGGCAAACAGCTCGTGGCGCTTCCAAGGGAGTGA